A single window of Bufo bufo chromosome 10, aBufBuf1.1, whole genome shotgun sequence DNA harbors:
- the LOC120980993 gene encoding uncharacterized protein LOC120980993, with translation MLFLPPEKRSALCLQILPYAQFHTRKLQRAFLSSWDCSPASLDRPMRLLVPVHRAFIWWMDSQRHWVNHLRGCPVRVQSVISTAVAYINNQGGTWSPAVMAETVLILSWAEKHVPALSTVHITGVDNWIADLLSRECLDPGEWALHPQVFLAICERWGQPDVDIMTSRFNNRVEDFVVRSREPMALACDVLVIPWRRFTFPYLFPLLPLIPRLLRKIRQRDCPLFSWPQIGRAGCGNTFLVSLLVD, from the exons ATGCTTTTTTTGCCTCCAGAAAAACGATCCGCTCTTTGTCTGCAGATTCTTCCATATGCTCAATTCCATACCAGAAAGCTTCAGCGAGCCTTTCTGTCCAGCTGGGATTGCTCACCAGCCTCATTGGATCGGCCAATGCGTCTCCTTGTCCCAGTGCACCGGGCCTTCATATGGTGGATGGACTCTCAGCGACATTGGGTCAATCATCTCAGGGGTTGTCCGGTGCGGGTGCAGTCCGTCATCTCCACGGCGGTGGCGTACATCAATAACCAGGGCGGCACCTGGAGCCCGGCAGTCATGGCGGAGACGGTGCTGATTCTCAGCTGGGCGGAGAAACATGTTCCAGCACTGTCCACAGTTCACATAACTGGCGTCGACAACTGGATCGCGGACTTGCTCAGCCGGGAGTGTCTCGATCCCGGCGAGTGGGCTCTTCACCCGCAGGTCTTTCTGGCCATCTGTGAGAGGTGGGGTCAGCCGGATGTGGATATCATGACCTCACGCTTCAAcaaca GGGTCGAGGACTTCGTCGTGCGGTCCAGGGAACCCATGGCCCTGGCATGTGACGTGCTGGTGATCCCGTGGAGACGGTTCACGTTTCCTTACTTGTTCCCGCTTCTTCCTCTCATTCCGCGTCTTCTCCGGAAGATCAGGCAGAGGGACTGCCCTTTATTCTCGTGGCCCCAGATTGGCCGCGCAGGGTGTGGCAATACGTTCCTAGTCTCCCTTCTCGTCGACTAA